From a single Planctellipticum variicoloris genomic region:
- the rpoN gene encoding RNA polymerase factor sigma-54 has translation MQLNFSQQMKMSQQMKLAPRMIQSMEILQLPIMALQERIEQELAENVCLENPLGDSEAPGVEEELQAAREEADEKPIAERELVVDADHENAADFERLMEMSSDWPEDNYTSGSKPSSNRIDESSDRQHDVIANITQPSQSLHDYLLEQYGYFSVPVEVREFGEFIIQNLDHNGRLQNALPELMQVYGRTISLRDAQQALANVQKLDPPGVGARDVRECLLLQITPETPHRDCLVTLITSHLEDLAQNRLPLIEKKTGYSIEEIKAAHQELLNLNPYPGAGFEVRPVQNVTPDLFVEQDDHGHYVVRLEDEYTPRLRISKKYQQLIRDGADAQTREYIKRKIDSAKWLIESIEQRHNTLKRVAQAIVDHQTDFLENGPEAIVPLKMQQIADVVGVHVTTVSRAVDDKWIQTPRGLFPLKRFFGGGTVNSEGEEVAWDIIRLKLKEIVGNEDKNDPLSDDALVEELAKEGYQLARRTVTKYRKALNIPSSRQRKAY, from the coding sequence ATGCAGCTCAATTTCTCTCAGCAAATGAAGATGAGCCAGCAGATGAAGCTGGCGCCGCGGATGATCCAGTCGATGGAGATTCTGCAGTTGCCGATCATGGCGCTGCAGGAACGCATCGAACAGGAGCTGGCGGAGAACGTCTGCCTGGAGAATCCGCTCGGCGATTCGGAGGCTCCGGGGGTCGAGGAGGAACTGCAGGCCGCCCGCGAAGAGGCCGACGAGAAGCCGATTGCGGAACGCGAACTGGTCGTCGATGCCGATCACGAAAACGCCGCCGACTTCGAACGCCTGATGGAGATGTCTTCCGACTGGCCGGAAGACAACTACACGTCGGGCAGCAAGCCGTCGTCGAATCGGATCGACGAGAGCTCCGACCGCCAGCACGACGTGATTGCCAACATCACTCAGCCCTCCCAGTCGCTTCACGACTACCTGCTCGAACAGTACGGCTACTTCAGCGTCCCCGTGGAAGTCCGCGAGTTCGGCGAGTTCATCATTCAGAATCTCGACCACAACGGCCGCCTGCAGAATGCCCTCCCCGAGCTGATGCAGGTCTACGGCCGCACGATCAGCCTTCGCGATGCTCAACAGGCTCTGGCCAACGTGCAGAAGCTCGACCCGCCCGGAGTCGGGGCGCGCGACGTGCGGGAGTGCCTGCTGCTGCAGATCACCCCCGAAACGCCGCACCGCGACTGCCTGGTGACGCTGATCACGTCGCACCTGGAAGACCTGGCGCAGAACCGGCTCCCGCTGATCGAGAAGAAGACCGGCTACTCGATCGAGGAGATCAAGGCGGCGCATCAGGAGCTGCTGAATCTCAATCCGTATCCCGGCGCGGGCTTTGAAGTCCGCCCGGTCCAGAACGTCACCCCCGACCTGTTCGTCGAGCAGGACGATCATGGTCATTACGTGGTCCGGCTGGAGGACGAGTACACGCCCCGCCTCCGGATCAGCAAAAAGTATCAGCAGCTCATCCGCGACGGCGCAGACGCTCAGACGCGGGAGTACATCAAGCGGAAGATCGACTCCGCCAAGTGGCTCATCGAGTCGATCGAACAGCGGCACAACACGCTCAAACGGGTTGCACAGGCCATCGTCGATCACCAGACGGACTTTCTGGAGAACGGCCCCGAGGCGATCGTCCCCCTCAAGATGCAGCAGATCGCCGACGTCGTCGGTGTCCACGTCACGACAGTCTCGCGGGCCGTCGACGACAAGTGGATCCAGACGCCCCGCGGGCTGTTTCCGCTGAAGCGATTCTTCGGCGGCGGCACGGTGAACTCGGAAGGCGAAGAAGTCGCCTGGGACATCATCCGACTGAAGCTCAAGGAGATCGTCGGCAACGAGGACAAGAACGACCCGCTCAGCGACGACGCGCTCGTCGAGGAGCTCGCCAAAGAAGGTTACCAGCTTGCCCGCCGGACGGTGACGAAGTACCGCAAGGCGCTCAACATCCCGTCGTCACGGCAGCGCAAAGCGTACTGA
- a CDS encoding YbaB/EbfC family nucleoid-associated protein, protein MFKQLGNLTALLQQAQSMSAHMKGVQERLAGRRCTGRAPGGQVEIEVNGQNEVLNCRIDPALLAAGNPRTVEQLVVAAANDAIGQARAAAAEEMQQATGGLKLPGISEMLAGLGLGGAPR, encoded by the coding sequence ATGTTCAAGCAACTGGGAAACCTGACCGCCCTGCTCCAGCAGGCCCAGTCGATGTCGGCCCACATGAAGGGGGTCCAGGAACGTCTGGCCGGCCGACGCTGCACGGGTCGTGCGCCCGGCGGGCAGGTCGAGATCGAGGTCAATGGCCAGAACGAAGTGCTGAACTGCCGGATCGATCCCGCGCTACTCGCAGCCGGCAATCCGCGGACGGTCGAGCAGCTCGTCGTCGCGGCGGCGAATGACGCAATCGGCCAGGCGCGAGCCGCTGCGGCCGAGGAGATGCAGCAGGCGACTGGCGGGCTGAAACTGCCGGGAATCTCGGAAATGCTCGCAGGCCTGGGCTTGGGCGGAGCTCCCCGATAG
- the dnaX gene encoding DNA polymerase III subunit gamma/tau has protein sequence MDTQYTALARRFRPQTFSEVVGQERIAQTLRNAILENRVAHAYLFTGARGVGKTSMARIFAKALNCPNTKDGVPCNECEICRGISAGNDVDVSEIDGASNRGIDDIRSLRANVNVRSMRSKYKVYIIDEVHMLTKEAFNALLKTLEEPPPLVKFVFCTTEPNKVPDTILSRCQRFDFGTISTDNIEIRLSQLAEAEGFTVDQEALELVARRAAGSMRDSQSLFDQLLAFGAQHITAADVHRLLGTAPDQRLIDLIEAMIDRRRDAALSQFQVALNDGVQLEAFTDQLLNYFRDLMVAACGAEGVQLLSVGRDCLPKLQEQSRRWGLENVVAALQIFADTKGRMQRVTYGRALAELALVRLSLLADMERLDDLLSQLKAGNAVVASGTARPTSAPPPRLAASTSPVPAPSLPAQKKNERLTPPPAEVASGADSPVTGSRDPAPIEAAAPPPVIAFQPGLEAELHRLMLSRLTDMTGTHLAKVVSTAISGPNRLDFSFSASYDIGRKACERPEVQARLESLVKELTGQDVRIQFRTVVTEAPEAKPQPAQPTNSRRKVVESPEDPLVQEVAKTFGIERWLRQEVLAEVVEAPAGGDLPEE, from the coding sequence ATGGATACGCAATACACCGCACTCGCTCGACGCTTCCGCCCGCAGACGTTTTCGGAAGTCGTCGGCCAGGAGCGCATCGCTCAGACGCTGCGCAACGCCATCCTCGAAAACCGAGTCGCCCACGCCTATCTCTTCACCGGGGCGCGGGGCGTCGGCAAGACGTCGATGGCCCGGATATTCGCAAAGGCCCTGAACTGTCCAAACACCAAAGACGGCGTCCCCTGCAACGAGTGCGAGATCTGCCGGGGCATTTCCGCGGGCAACGACGTTGACGTGTCCGAGATCGACGGCGCCTCGAATCGCGGCATCGACGACATCCGCTCGCTGCGGGCGAACGTCAACGTCCGCTCGATGCGGTCGAAGTACAAAGTCTACATTATCGACGAAGTTCACATGCTGACGAAGGAGGCGTTCAACGCCCTCCTGAAGACGCTGGAAGAACCGCCGCCGCTCGTCAAATTCGTCTTCTGCACGACCGAGCCGAATAAAGTCCCCGACACGATTCTGTCCCGCTGCCAGCGGTTCGATTTCGGAACGATTTCTACCGACAACATTGAAATTCGCCTGTCGCAGCTCGCTGAGGCAGAAGGCTTCACGGTCGACCAGGAGGCCCTGGAGCTGGTTGCCCGGCGGGCGGCCGGTTCAATGCGTGACAGCCAGTCCCTGTTCGACCAGCTCCTGGCCTTCGGCGCGCAGCACATCACTGCAGCCGACGTCCATCGCCTGCTGGGGACGGCGCCCGACCAGCGGTTGATTGATCTGATCGAGGCGATGATCGACCGGCGGCGCGATGCGGCCTTGTCACAATTTCAAGTCGCGTTGAATGATGGGGTGCAACTGGAGGCTTTCACCGACCAGTTGTTGAATTATTTCCGGGATCTGATGGTCGCTGCCTGTGGAGCCGAGGGCGTTCAGCTTTTGAGCGTGGGGCGGGATTGCCTGCCGAAGCTCCAGGAACAGTCCCGGCGCTGGGGTCTGGAGAACGTGGTAGCGGCGTTGCAGATCTTCGCCGATACCAAGGGCCGGATGCAGCGGGTGACATACGGTCGGGCGCTCGCCGAGCTGGCTCTCGTCCGGCTGTCGCTGCTGGCCGATATGGAGCGACTCGACGACCTTCTGTCGCAACTCAAGGCGGGCAATGCCGTTGTCGCCAGCGGAACCGCCCGTCCGACGAGTGCTCCGCCACCTCGGCTGGCGGCCTCGACGAGCCCTGTTCCGGCCCCAAGCCTGCCAGCGCAAAAAAAAAATGAGCGACTGACGCCCCCTCCGGCGGAGGTGGCTTCAGGTGCGGATTCGCCGGTGACTGGGAGTCGAGATCCGGCTCCAATCGAGGCTGCGGCGCCCCCCCCGGTGATCGCATTTCAGCCGGGACTTGAGGCGGAACTGCACCGCCTCATGTTGTCCCGCTTGACCGACATGACTGGGACTCACCTGGCGAAAGTCGTGTCAACTGCAATTTCCGGACCAAATCGACTGGATTTCTCATTTTCTGCGAGCTATGATATCGGACGGAAGGCGTGCGAGCGGCCGGAAGTCCAAGCCCGGCTAGAGAGTTTGGTCAAAGAGCTGACTGGCCAGGACGTACGGATTCAGTTCCGTACCGTGGTCACCGAAGCTCCAGAAGCCAAACCTCAGCCCGCTCAGCCGACGAACAGTCGACGCAAAGTGGTGGAGTCACCCGAAGACCCGCTGGTCCAGGAAGTTGCGAAAACCTTCGGGATCGAGCGCTGGCTCCGGCAGGAGGTTCTGGCCGAGGTGGTCGAGGCCCCGGCTGGCGGAGACCTGCCCGAGGAATAG
- a CDS encoding AAA family ATPase: MPPRDPSNATDDFMAMLDRRSRLAVQPARAPRTVLDDLELDFSDLEGVAEVAAHAGGSLDEQPAEDGDDSSDSGAAPLPDAAKSNTRLTHLFDRVQTLLGGRAAVEGDRFAPRSPETLEESGLSGDDLERLVMKYLLVRGSATGRQIAGQVKLSLGILDPMLKQLKRDQLVALVGSAEMGDYTYAISDLGRERARRYTDECSYFGAAPVVLSDYLHAMEVQSIAKQTVTEDDLRHAFADLCIDDHMLNRLGPAINSGRGMFLFGPPGNGKTSIAERVTQCFGSTIWIPRTLSVDGDIIRLFDPGVHEEVPLEKGDGLFDLSGVDGRWVQIVRPTVVAGGELTMNELEVTQNLQTRICEAPLQLKSNCGTLVIDDFGRQRMPVDELLNRWIVPLEKRYDFLNLPSGKKIQVPFDQLIIFSTNLQPKDLVDGAFLRRIPYKIEIPDPTEREFREIFRRVSPKLGFQYDDMAVDYLVDRHYREAERPFRSCQPRDLLLQVRNYCAYRIQPRKMTPEAFDFAVENYFSVMEDVNEVPTANTVPVGGSWEFHG; this comes from the coding sequence ATGCCGCCTCGTGATCCATCGAACGCCACTGACGATTTCATGGCGATGCTTGATCGCCGCAGCCGACTTGCGGTTCAGCCGGCGCGCGCGCCGCGAACTGTTCTGGACGATCTGGAACTCGACTTCTCCGACCTCGAAGGGGTCGCCGAAGTCGCCGCACACGCCGGCGGATCCCTCGATGAACAGCCTGCTGAAGACGGAGACGATTCTTCGGATTCCGGCGCGGCTCCGTTGCCCGATGCGGCAAAATCCAACACACGCCTGACGCACCTGTTCGATCGAGTTCAAACTTTGCTCGGCGGTCGCGCCGCGGTGGAAGGCGATCGGTTCGCCCCGCGGTCTCCGGAGACTCTGGAAGAGTCGGGGCTGTCGGGCGACGACCTCGAACGGCTGGTGATGAAATACCTGCTGGTCCGGGGAAGCGCCACCGGCCGCCAGATCGCCGGCCAGGTCAAACTTTCGCTCGGCATCCTGGACCCGATGCTCAAGCAGCTCAAACGGGATCAGCTCGTCGCGCTGGTCGGTTCGGCGGAGATGGGCGACTACACGTACGCCATTTCCGACCTGGGGCGCGAGAGAGCCCGCAGGTATACCGACGAATGCAGCTACTTCGGCGCTGCGCCGGTCGTCCTCAGCGACTATTTGCATGCGATGGAAGTGCAGAGCATCGCCAAGCAGACGGTGACCGAAGACGACCTGCGGCATGCCTTCGCCGACTTGTGCATCGACGACCATATGCTCAACCGCCTGGGGCCGGCGATCAACTCCGGCCGCGGCATGTTTCTGTTCGGACCGCCGGGCAACGGCAAGACCAGCATCGCCGAACGGGTCACCCAGTGCTTCGGTTCGACGATCTGGATTCCCCGGACGCTGTCCGTGGACGGCGACATCATCCGGCTGTTCGACCCGGGCGTTCACGAAGAGGTTCCCCTGGAGAAGGGAGATGGTCTGTTCGACCTGAGCGGCGTCGACGGTCGCTGGGTGCAGATCGTCCGCCCGACTGTGGTCGCAGGCGGTGAATTGACCATGAACGAGCTGGAAGTGACGCAGAATCTGCAGACGCGGATCTGCGAAGCTCCGCTGCAGCTCAAGAGCAACTGCGGCACGCTGGTGATCGACGACTTCGGCCGGCAGCGGATGCCGGTTGACGAGCTCCTCAACCGGTGGATCGTGCCCCTTGAGAAACGCTATGACTTCCTGAATCTGCCAAGCGGCAAGAAGATTCAGGTCCCGTTCGATCAGCTCATCATCTTTTCGACGAACCTGCAGCCGAAAGATCTGGTTGACGGCGCCTTCCTGCGGCGAATTCCCTACAAGATCGAGATTCCCGATCCGACGGAGCGGGAGTTCCGCGAGATCTTCCGCCGGGTCTCCCCGAAGCTCGGATTTCAGTACGACGACATGGCCGTGGATTATCTCGTCGACCGCCACTATCGCGAGGCGGAGCGTCCCTTCCGCTCGTGCCAGCCCCGCGACTTGCTGCTGCAGGTGCGGAACTACTGCGCCTACCGCATCCAGCCGCGAAAGATGACGCCCGAGGCGTTCGACTTCGCCGTCGAGAACTACTTCTCGGTGATGGAAGACGTCAACGAAGTGCCGACGGCGAATACGGTTCCCGTCGGGGGCTCGTGGGAATTCCACGGGTAG
- a CDS encoding RidA family protein, protein MSAEARVAELNLTLPPAPKPGGVYMPVVIVDRMAWVSGHGPLRPDGSMITGKVGVTLTEAEAYEAARAVGLTMLATLRKELGSLDRIERVVKVLGMVNAAPDFTNHPQVINGFSNLMVEVFGDDTGRGARSAVGMGSLPSNIAVEVEAAFLLKE, encoded by the coding sequence ATGAGTGCAGAAGCCCGCGTCGCTGAACTGAACCTGACTCTGCCGCCCGCTCCGAAGCCGGGCGGCGTTTACATGCCGGTGGTGATCGTCGACCGCATGGCCTGGGTCTCCGGGCACGGTCCGCTGCGGCCGGATGGATCGATGATTACCGGCAAGGTCGGAGTCACGCTGACGGAGGCCGAGGCCTACGAAGCGGCCCGCGCCGTCGGCCTGACCATGCTGGCCACGCTGCGCAAGGAGCTGGGGAGCCTTGACCGGATTGAACGGGTCGTGAAAGTTCTGGGCATGGTCAACGCCGCCCCCGACTTCACCAATCACCCCCAGGTGATCAATGGCTTCAGCAACCTGATGGTGGAAGTCTTCGGCGACGACACCGGTCGCGGCGCTCGCAGCGCTGTCGGCATGGGCTCGCTGCCCAGCAATATCGCCGTCGAAGTCGAAGCGGCATTTCTGCTGAAAGAGTAA
- the recR gene encoding recombination mediator RecR, with amino-acid sequence MARVNETARHPYGEAVGNLIEQFASLPGIGRKSAERLANHVLDLPASAAQALADSIRRVKQSVHPCKICFNRTEGEICDICRDPRRDQHVVCVVEQPRDLLALEAAGIFHGVYHVLGGRISPLSGVGPDDLTIDALLHRIRTAEIREIVMATNPTLEGDGTSLYISNLLADSPVKITRLARGIASGSILEFANREMLADALRGRQAF; translated from the coding sequence ATGGCCCGTGTGAATGAAACCGCTCGGCACCCCTACGGTGAAGCGGTGGGAAATCTGATTGAGCAGTTCGCTTCGCTGCCCGGAATCGGGCGGAAGTCGGCGGAGCGTCTGGCCAACCACGTGCTGGATTTGCCCGCGTCGGCCGCCCAGGCGCTGGCCGATTCGATCCGCCGGGTCAAACAATCGGTACATCCCTGCAAGATCTGCTTCAACCGGACCGAGGGCGAAATCTGCGACATCTGTCGCGATCCCCGTCGCGATCAGCATGTCGTCTGCGTGGTCGAGCAACCCCGCGACCTGCTGGCGCTCGAAGCCGCCGGGATTTTTCACGGCGTCTACCACGTCCTCGGGGGCCGGATTTCCCCGCTGAGCGGCGTTGGTCCCGACGACCTGACGATCGACGCTCTGCTGCATCGGATTCGGACGGCCGAGATCCGCGAAATCGTGATGGCGACCAACCCGACCCTCGAAGGGGACGGCACCTCGCTCTATATCTCCAACCTGCTGGCCGACAGCCCGGTCAAGATCACCCGGCTGGCCCGTGGCATCGCCTCGGGGAGCATCCTCGAATTTGCGAATCGCGAAATGCTGGCGGACGCCCTCCGCGGCCGTCAGGCCTTCTAG
- a CDS encoding SDR family NAD(P)-dependent oxidoreductase, whose amino-acid sequence MSDMRFQDRVVIVTGGAKGIGAGCAAVFCREGAKVGILDRNLDAARQTADRLTQVGPGAAIAVGCDVSRHAELRQAIDQIAGEFDRIDCLINNAGVHPPATSIDDTSVEMVEDLLRVNFLSTFCGAKYALPHLRKTRGTIINISSMTAVLGQDQSSAYASTKAAQVGLTKALAVELGREGIRVNAILPSNIDTPLMREWAATLDDPESALERVARLQVFGRMGTPEEIGTIALFLATDDSSFLTGQAIEAEGGSSLDY is encoded by the coding sequence ATGTCCGACATGCGATTTCAGGACCGGGTCGTCATTGTCACCGGAGGCGCCAAAGGGATCGGCGCGGGCTGCGCCGCGGTCTTCTGCAGGGAAGGGGCGAAGGTCGGCATCCTCGATCGCAACCTCGACGCGGCCCGCCAGACGGCCGACCGGCTGACTCAGGTCGGTCCGGGCGCGGCGATCGCCGTCGGCTGCGATGTCAGCCGGCACGCAGAACTGCGGCAGGCGATCGACCAGATTGCCGGCGAGTTCGATCGGATCGACTGCCTGATCAACAACGCAGGCGTCCATCCTCCCGCCACGAGCATCGATGATACGAGCGTGGAAATGGTCGAAGACCTGTTGCGGGTCAATTTTCTCAGCACATTTTGCGGCGCCAAGTACGCGCTGCCGCACCTGCGGAAGACTCGCGGAACGATCATCAACATTTCGTCGATGACCGCGGTGCTCGGCCAGGATCAGTCGAGCGCCTACGCTTCGACCAAGGCGGCACAGGTCGGCCTGACGAAGGCGCTGGCGGTCGAACTGGGGCGAGAAGGAATTCGCGTCAACGCGATCCTGCCCAGCAACATCGACACCCCCCTCATGCGGGAATGGGCGGCGACGCTCGACGATCCAGAATCGGCTCTCGAACGAGTGGCCCGGCTCCAGGTGTTTGGCCGGATGGGAACACCCGAGGAAATCGGTACGATCGCCCTGTTTCTGGCGACGGACGATTCAAGTTTCCTCACCGGCCAGGCGATCGAGGCCGAGGGCGGTTCGAGCCTGGATTACTGA